The stretch of DNA CATGTATATCGTAACACCGAGTAGCGGAGGTGTCAACTATTTTCCTTAATAATATTTTTGCAACCTCACTATTCAGTGATGTCGGTATCCAGTGTGACCTACTACAGGTATATCGTAACACGTAGTAGATGGACTGTCAACTGGGTTTTCTAAATATTTATAAAACCAGCAATCCCCATGAGATACAGCCGATTTTCTTTATGGAGCTTTTACTTCCTCCTATGCTTCTTTCAAAAAAAGTTTGATCAAAAACAGTTCGCAAACCCATATTTCACGATAGAAAGAAGCCATTTTGAAAAAAGATTGATCATGGCATTTTAATTTGTTATTAGTTATTTCGTTTTTTAAAAAAAGTTTGAGCATTTTTTAGTAGTCCTTATTCAACTAATGTATCCTTTTGTTAAAAAGTATTTATTAGGATTTATTGTTAAAACAATCTTCACAAATGAACCTACCTTCGTTGCTTAAATATGCTTTTATTTCAGTAAAACCTTTTCGCTTAGGATAACGCATTTTCACAAAAACAACGTCGTCTTCCTTAATCTCTTTATCACAAATAGTACATTTGGGTTTTTCCCACAACAATTAAATCACCTCTAAACTCAAATTACTTTCCAATTTATACTTCACATCGTTATATATTTCTATTGCTTGTTCATAAATATCATCATTTGGGTCGATTTGATAATTTTCAGCACTATCACTTAGATGAAAAATCCCCTTATCATCTATCACTAAAGTACCTGAAATTTGGTCATTATAGATAAATGTTATCGTTATCGCCTTTTCATAATTAATTTGTTGGTTTGTTTGTCCACTATAATCTATTTGATTGTAAGCCTTCACAAGTGACTGAACAGTTTCTTTATCTACTTTGTTATATCCCTGGTACAAACTCTGTCCAAAGCCAATATCAAAGTAATCTGCTCTAATTTGTTTTACAGAGTTATTATTACATCCGCTTACAATTAAAAATACAATTATTATAATAGACATAAATAATAATCTCCTCACAATTTCACTCCCTCCAAGCTACGCTGATGAAAATCTTCTAAAACTTACCTGCTTTTTCTTTAATACGTTTGAAATGAATAGAGGTTCCAATTTTAAATAAATTTTCCATTTGAAAAAAAATCCATTTTTTCTAATTGAACTAACCTGCCTCGTTAGTTGAATAAGAATGAAGAGCTTTCATTACAGCCCAACTATCTTTAACTAAAGCATCCGTTTGATTCCACATAATAATTATT from Paenisporosarcina sp. FSL H8-0542 encodes:
- a CDS encoding Fe3+ hydroxamate ABC transporter substrate-binding protein, whose translation is MLWEKPKCTICDKEIKEDDVVFVKMRYPKRKGFTEIKAYLSNEGRFICEDCFNNKS